AGGCCGCCTGCTAGGCGGTCGAGGCGGGACCGCCGCGCGCTGAGCCGTCACAGCCGACGGCCGGGTGAGAACTGAGCATGTCCTGAGGCAAAACAGAGCAGGATCCGGGCAGACGCTGATGGTGAGGGGGCAGAGTTGTCTTCGTCGGGCTGCCGACCACGTCGTCTCGGGGGAGCGGCACACGGGGAGCAGATCTGGCACAGGACGCGGCGTGGCCGCGCAGCAAACCATCGGGGGACGGTGCGCTGCGCGGACTCGTCGGTCTGCCCCCTCCTCGGTGAGTGTTCCCGAGTTCCCGCTTCGACACCGACCACGCCACGAGTGTGCGGCTGCGGCATCCGCGCTGGAACAGCCCTGACCGCCCCTGGTGTGTGCGGCACGGGTGATGGGGAGCCCGAGCCGGCCCGCAGGTCCACCACCTGGACCGCGGGACGCCCGGCGGGATCAGATGGTGCCGAGGGCGATCATGGCGTCGGCGACGCGCCGGAACCCGGCCACGTTGGCCCCGAGCACGTAGTTGCCCGGCTCGCCGTACTCCTCGGCCGTCTCGGCGCACCGCTCGTGCACGTCGACCATGATCTCGGTCAGCCGGGCCTCGGCGTGCTCGAAGGACCAGGAGTCGCGGCTGGCGTTCTGCTGCATCTCCAGCGCACTGGTGGCCACGCCGCCGGCGTTGGCCGCCTTGCCGGGCCCGAACAGGACCCCGGCCTCGGTCAGCACCCGCACCGCGTCCGGGGTGCACGGCATGTTGGCCCCCTCCGCGACCGCGACCACGCCGGAACGGACCAGCGCCCGGGCGTCCTCCAGCCCCAGCTCGTTCTGGGTGGCGCACGGCAGGGCGATGTCGCAGGGCACCTCCCAGATGCTGCCCCGGTCGGAGTAGGAGGCGTCGCGGCCCTCGGCGTAGTCCGACAGCCGGCCGCGGCGGACCTCCTTGAGCTCGCGCAGGGCGTCCAGGTCGAGTCCGCCCTCCTCCACGACGTAGCCGTCGGAGTCCGAGCAGGCCACCACGGTCGCCCCGAGCTGCTGCAGCTTGTCGACCGCGTAGATGGCGACGTTGCCCGAGCCCGACACCACCACCCGCTTGCCCTCCAGGCTCTGCCCGCGGGTGCGCAGCATCTCCTGGGT
The sequence above is a segment of the Auraticoccus monumenti genome. Coding sequences within it:
- the gdhA gene encoding NADP-specific glutamate dehydrogenase; its protein translation is MPHPTLVALYDEVLRRNPGEEEFHQAVREVFTSLDPVIDKHPEYTDAAVLRRLCEPERQIIFRVPWHDDQGAVQINRGFRVEFSSALGPFKGGLRFHPSVYLGIVKFLGFEQIFKNALTGMPIGGAKGGSDFDPRGRSDGEVMRFCQSFMTELYRYLGEYTDVPAGDIGVGGREIGYLFGQYKRITNRYESGVLTGKGLTWGGSRVRTEATGYGTVLFTQEMLRTRGQSLEGKRVVVSGSGNVAIYAVDKLQQLGATVVACSDSDGYVVEEGGLDLDALRELKEVRRGRLSDYAEGRDASYSDRGSIWEVPCDIALPCATQNELGLEDARALVRSGVVAVAEGANMPCTPDAVRVLTEAGVLFGPGKAANAGGVATSALEMQQNASRDSWSFEHAEARLTEIMVDVHERCAETAEEYGEPGNYVLGANVAGFRRVADAMIALGTI